A single region of the Massilia sp. erpn genome encodes:
- a CDS encoding DUF4142 domain-containing protein gives MDKARMWQRGLGASLLAALLAAGGASAQALNKGDARLLNDLAQANMAEVAAARIALQKSQNEQVRSFAQQMIDDHGKGLEAVRQVALSKGVSLPAEPDSKQKAMAQRLQALSGEQFDRQYLEQAGVQGHRQAHTLVSKAQKQAKDADLKALAAQLQPTVEQHLNQVQQLNASLNSGATAGSSGDEGRSGNPDQPLDPANPTSSANPHNPAKPPAQKPPPERY, from the coding sequence ATGGACAAGGCAAGGATGTGGCAGCGCGGCCTCGGCGCCAGCCTGCTGGCGGCGCTTCTGGCTGCCGGCGGCGCGTCGGCCCAGGCGCTGAACAAGGGCGATGCACGCCTGTTGAACGATCTGGCCCAGGCCAATATGGCCGAGGTGGCAGCGGCCCGGATCGCGCTGCAAAAATCGCAGAATGAACAAGTGCGCAGCTTCGCCCAACAGATGATCGACGATCACGGCAAGGGCCTGGAAGCGGTGCGGCAGGTGGCGCTAAGCAAGGGCGTGAGCCTGCCTGCGGAACCGGACAGCAAGCAAAAAGCCATGGCGCAGCGGCTGCAGGCGCTGAGCGGCGAGCAGTTCGACCGCCAATACCTGGAGCAGGCGGGCGTGCAAGGCCATCGCCAGGCCCATACGTTGGTCAGCAAGGCGCAGAAGCAGGCCAAGGATGCCGACCTCAAGGCCTTGGCGGCCCAGCTGCAGCCCACCGTGGAGCAGCACCTGAACCAGGTACAGCAGTTGAACGCCAGCCTGAACAGCGGCGCCACGGCCGGCAGCAGCGGCGACGAAGGCCGCAGCGGCAATCCCGACCAACCGCTGGACCCGGCTAACCCGACCAGCTCCGCCAATCCCCATAATCCGGCCAAGCCGCCGGCGCAAAAACCACCGCCGGAACGCTATTAA
- a CDS encoding helix-turn-helix domain-containing protein yields the protein MKHTDFGQMPCPIARSLGKVGEWWSILILRDAFYGLTRFDEFEKSLKIAPNMLTRRLAGLVEGGLMEKRLYSNRPPRYEYILTKAGRDFKPVLLAFVAWGNEHLAPEGASLLVVSRETGKPADQVLVDANSGLAINDEDYMFAPGPAANEIMRMRLNEVSKRQPQTHS from the coding sequence ATGAAACATACTGATTTTGGCCAGATGCCGTGCCCCATCGCCCGTAGCCTGGGTAAAGTGGGCGAATGGTGGAGTATTCTGATTTTGCGTGACGCCTTCTATGGCCTGACGCGTTTCGATGAGTTCGAGAAGAGCCTGAAGATTGCGCCGAATATGCTGACGCGCCGTCTGGCAGGCCTGGTAGAGGGCGGCTTGATGGAAAAGCGCCTGTACAGCAACCGGCCGCCGCGTTACGAGTACATCCTGACCAAGGCCGGCCGCGATTTCAAACCGGTGCTGCTGGCTTTCGTCGCCTGGGGCAATGAGCACCTGGCGCCGGAGGGGGCCAGCCTGCTGGTGGTCAGCCGCGAAACCGGCAAGCCGGCCGACCAGGTGCTGGTCGATGCCAACAGCGGCCTCGCCATCAACGACGAGGACTATATGTTCGCGCCCGGCCCGGCCGCCAATGAAATCATGCGCATGCGCCTGAATGAAGTGAGCAAGCGTCAGCCGCAAACGCATAGCTGA
- a CDS encoding spore coat protein U domain-containing protein, with product MRRGHGMALFLLGGLGLAGSAHADSCSATLSDIAFTSVSPVPGADYFANGSGVVTCTWTLTSPTPPFLLLFPNVVVCVNAGLGSNSTGSNPRALGNGALRLNYNLYRDNSYAAASIWGSPALAGTPTPITVTGTAPLLTGGSIVRNFTVYGKIATAALAGVSTVSDADTVYSSSFTGAASISYAFYNLVQPACTTGSSATFTFQVQATVVNNCLISAGNLAFGNRSLLSSAIRTTASLSVQCTNNNAYRIALNGGTVSGNVAARRMRRAATGETISYEISAVLDGAIWGDGLSGTSMVSGTGTGSAQPITLYGRVPVQSTPSPGDYSDTVTATISF from the coding sequence ATGCGGCGCGGCCATGGCATGGCGCTCTTCCTGTTGGGCGGACTCGGGCTGGCCGGCAGCGCGCATGCCGACAGCTGCAGCGCCACGTTGAGCGATATCGCCTTCACCTCGGTCAGCCCGGTGCCGGGCGCCGACTATTTTGCCAACGGCAGCGGCGTGGTGACGTGCACCTGGACCCTGACGTCGCCGACGCCGCCTTTCCTGCTGCTGTTTCCGAATGTGGTGGTGTGCGTCAATGCGGGACTGGGATCGAATTCCACCGGCAGCAATCCGCGCGCGCTGGGCAATGGCGCGCTGCGCCTGAATTACAACCTCTACCGCGACAACAGCTATGCCGCCGCCTCGATCTGGGGTTCGCCCGCACTGGCGGGAACGCCGACGCCGATCACGGTCACCGGCACGGCGCCGCTGCTGACCGGCGGCTCGATCGTGCGCAATTTCACGGTGTACGGCAAGATCGCTACGGCCGCGCTGGCAGGCGTGTCCACGGTCAGCGATGCCGATACCGTCTACAGTTCCAGCTTCACCGGCGCGGCCAGTATCAGCTATGCCTTCTACAACCTGGTGCAGCCGGCCTGCACCACGGGCAGCAGCGCCACCTTCACCTTCCAGGTCCAGGCTACGGTAGTCAACAACTGCCTGATTTCGGCCGGCAACCTGGCTTTCGGCAACCGCAGCCTGCTCAGCAGTGCCATCCGCACCACGGCCTCGCTGTCGGTGCAGTGTACAAATAACAACGCTTACCGCATCGCCCTGAATGGCGGCACGGTCAGCGGCAATGTGGCGGCGCGCCGCATGCGCCGGGCGGCGACGGGCGAAACCATTTCCTATGAGATTTCCGCCGTGCTCGACGGCGCCATCTGGGGCGATGGCTTGAGCGGCACCAGCATGGTGAGCGGCACCGGCACGGGATCGGCCCAGCCGATCACCCTGTATGGCCGGGTGCCGGTGCAGAGCACGCCGTCGCCGGGCGACTACAGCGATACGGTGACGGCGACGATTTCGTTCTGA
- a CDS encoding fimbria/pilus outer membrane usher protein → MRAEHWACRLLLVYSFGLCCCVPVPARAQAPPPPSAQDELYLEVSVNGEDSGMILRFRQGASGLRSSVQNLRELGLDPALFGVAGQDEFDLDRIPGLRYDYDTVRQRLHLQLADTLRPPFALDARGHRPSAPASVTPGLLLNYDAYAQLGRERRLAIFNEWRYFSGAGAVSSSGLWNASGAERNYIRLDSYWLREDETTMRSLQVGDFVSGSLSWSRALRMGGVQWRRNFDLRPDLLTYPVASLGGSAVVPGVLQLYVNGVQQYSAEVPSGPFVVRQIAGLNGAGQATVVTRDAAGRAISATLPLYVDTRMLGEGLSDYALELGALRRGYGSRSFGYALPAVSASWRHGLSPNMTLEAHGEAGGHLANGGGGLLWRLGQAGVLSAALAGSYHSRALPPVAAGGLGAAEGGSGDGVLQGASGVSGAARRGGGQLALGYQYLGRRFSFDLLSVRASGGYADLGSAQGAPVLRGSDRMALNLALSSRQSLSLAYTGARPAAQPAARIAALSYSLSMGNGVYLGVSAFRDLKDRAVRGLFFNLSYSFDNRINAAASSGRQNGVHSKLLSLTRAPDFGGGFGWALQKGSIDQSAVDQAQLQYLGDAGQVSVLSQGRAGQRGTSLSASGALVAMDGTLVAARQVGSGFALVSTGVAGVPVVHENREIGHTGRSGYLLVPNLLPYALNRLAIDTGGLAADVRVRSARAEVAPRRLAGVLAAFPVERYRAATIIVQQADGTPMPVGTPVRHVQSGAEAVIGYDGMTFVDELGEENELVVGKPGVQCRVRFRYLPPANSALPVLGPFPCQPAAGGR, encoded by the coding sequence ATGAGGGCGGAGCACTGGGCATGCCGGCTGCTGCTGGTGTACAGCTTCGGGCTGTGCTGCTGCGTGCCCGTTCCCGCTCGCGCGCAGGCGCCGCCGCCGCCGTCCGCGCAGGACGAGCTGTATCTGGAGGTCAGCGTGAACGGTGAGGACAGCGGCATGATCCTGCGTTTCCGCCAGGGGGCGTCCGGCCTGCGCAGCAGCGTGCAGAATCTGCGCGAGCTGGGGCTGGACCCAGCCCTGTTCGGCGTGGCCGGCCAGGACGAGTTCGATCTCGACCGCATCCCCGGCCTGCGCTATGACTACGATACGGTGCGCCAGCGCCTGCACCTGCAGCTGGCCGATACGCTGCGCCCGCCGTTTGCGCTCGATGCGCGCGGCCACCGCCCCAGCGCGCCGGCCAGTGTCACGCCCGGCCTGCTGCTCAATTACGACGCCTACGCCCAGCTGGGACGCGAGCGCCGCCTGGCCATCTTCAACGAGTGGCGCTATTTTTCCGGCGCGGGCGCCGTCAGCAGCAGCGGCTTGTGGAATGCCAGCGGGGCCGAGCGCAATTACATCCGGCTTGACAGCTACTGGCTGCGCGAGGACGAAACCACGATGCGCAGCCTGCAGGTGGGCGACTTCGTGAGCGGTTCGCTGAGCTGGTCGCGTGCGCTGCGCATGGGCGGCGTGCAGTGGCGCCGCAATTTCGATCTGCGCCCCGACCTGCTGACCTATCCGGTCGCCTCGCTCGGCGGTTCGGCCGTGGTGCCGGGCGTGCTGCAGCTGTATGTGAATGGCGTGCAGCAGTACAGCGCCGAGGTGCCGAGCGGCCCCTTCGTGGTGCGCCAGATCGCCGGCTTGAACGGGGCGGGCCAGGCCACCGTTGTCACGCGCGATGCGGCCGGACGCGCCATCAGCGCCACGCTGCCCTTGTATGTCGATACGCGCATGCTGGGCGAAGGCTTGAGCGACTACGCGCTGGAGCTGGGCGCGCTGCGGCGCGGCTATGGCAGCCGCTCCTTCGGCTATGCGCTGCCGGCCGTCAGCGCGTCCTGGCGCCATGGCCTGTCGCCGAATATGACGCTGGAAGCGCATGGCGAGGCGGGCGGCCACCTCGCCAATGGCGGCGGCGGCCTGCTGTGGCGCCTGGGCCAGGCGGGCGTGCTGAGCGCGGCGCTGGCCGGCAGCTATCACAGTCGCGCGCTGCCGCCTGTGGCGGCGGGCGGCCTGGGCGCTGCGGAGGGCGGCAGCGGCGATGGCGTGCTGCAGGGTGCGTCCGGCGTGTCCGGCGCGGCGCGGCGCGGCGGCGGCCAGTTGGCGCTCGGCTATCAGTATCTGGGGCGGCGCTTCAGCTTCGATCTGCTCAGTGTGCGCGCCAGCGGTGGCTATGCCGACCTGGGTAGCGCGCAAGGCGCGCCGGTGCTGCGCGGCAGCGACCGCATGGCGTTGAACCTGGCGCTTTCGTCGCGCCAGAGTCTGAGCCTGGCGTACACCGGCGCGCGCCCTGCGGCGCAGCCGGCGGCGCGCATTGCCGCGCTCTCGTATTCCCTCAGCATGGGCAATGGTGTCTACCTGGGCGTGAGCGCCTTCCGCGACCTCAAGGACCGTGCCGTGCGCGGCCTGTTCTTCAATCTCAGCTATTCCTTCGACAACCGCATCAACGCGGCGGCCAGCAGCGGCCGCCAGAATGGCGTGCATAGCAAATTGCTCAGCCTGACGCGCGCACCGGACTTCGGCGGCGGCTTTGGCTGGGCGCTGCAAAAAGGCAGCATCGACCAGAGCGCGGTGGACCAGGCCCAGCTCCAATACCTGGGCGATGCCGGCCAGGTCAGTGTGCTTAGCCAGGGCCGTGCCGGCCAGCGCGGCACGTCGCTCAGCGCCAGCGGCGCGCTGGTGGCGATGGATGGCACGCTGGTGGCCGCGCGCCAGGTCGGCAGCGGCTTTGCGCTGGTCTCGACCGGCGTGGCTGGCGTGCCGGTGGTGCACGAGAACCGCGAGATCGGCCACACCGGCCGCAGCGGCTATCTGCTGGTGCCGAATCTGCTGCCGTATGCGCTGAACCGGCTGGCCATCGATACCGGCGGGCTGGCCGCCGATGTGCGCGTGCGCAGCGCGCGCGCCGAGGTGGCGCCGCGCCGGCTGGCGGGCGTGCTGGCCGCCTTCCCGGTCGAGCGCTACCGCGCCGCCACCATCATCGTGCAGCAGGCCGATGGCACGCCGATGCCGGTCGGCACGCCGGTGCGCCATGTGCAGAGCGGGGCGGAGGCCGTGATCGGCTATGACGGCATGACTTTCGTCGACGAGCTGGGCGAGGAGAACGAACTGGTGGTGGGCAAGCCGGGCGTGCAGTGCCGCGTGCGTTTCCGCTACCTTCCGCCGGCCAACAGTGCCTTGCCGGTGCTGGGCCCGTTCCCCTGCCAGCCTGCGGCGGGAGGGCGCTGA
- a CDS encoding molecular chaperone encodes MRALATGLAGRLGAVLLSLGGAAAAANLQISPVNLAFRPGQTALSLQLQNYGDTPVFGQVRVYAWDQQGGDDVLQPTELLLASPPLMQIPPRTSQTIRLVRRDGGAAAGSEQSFRLLIDEIPPEDEAGGGVAIRLRYSVPVFMASVQDNGAPDLAWMFYRKDGAWHLRLRNSGSLHAQIGATVVANAAGKEYEVSKGLLGYALAGRTREWRLPLDAAAQLEGPLTIRTSINARPQTAASTAAAP; translated from the coding sequence ATGCGCGCCCTGGCCACCGGTCTGGCGGGCCGCCTGGGCGCGGTCCTGCTCTCGCTGGGCGGCGCGGCCGCGGCCGCCAATCTGCAGATCTCCCCGGTGAACCTGGCCTTCCGTCCCGGCCAGACGGCGCTCAGCCTGCAATTGCAAAACTATGGCGACACGCCGGTGTTCGGCCAGGTGCGGGTCTATGCCTGGGACCAGCAGGGCGGCGACGACGTCCTGCAGCCGACCGAGCTGCTGCTGGCCAGTCCGCCGCTGATGCAGATTCCGCCCAGGACCAGCCAGACCATCCGCCTGGTGCGGCGCGATGGCGGCGCCGCGGCCGGCAGCGAGCAGAGCTTCCGCCTGCTCATCGACGAGATTCCACCCGAGGACGAGGCTGGTGGTGGCGTGGCGATCCGGCTGCGCTATTCCGTGCCGGTGTTCATGGCATCGGTCCAGGACAACGGTGCGCCGGACTTGGCCTGGATGTTTTACCGTAAGGATGGCGCCTGGCACCTGCGGCTGCGCAATAGCGGCAGCCTGCATGCCCAGATCGGCGCCACCGTGGTCGCCAATGCGGCCGGCAAGGAATATGAAGTGAGCAAGGGCTTGCTGGGCTATGCACTGGCGGGCCGCACGCGCGAATGGCGTTTGCCGCTGGACGCGGCGGCGCAACTGGAGGGGCCGCTGACCATCCGCACCAGCATCAATGCGCGGCCGCAGACGGCCGCCAGTACGGCGGCGGCGCCTTAG
- a CDS encoding spore coat U domain-containing protein: MKLARRFHTAILLAAGVPLLVSAAVYSNGSKTATFDVTMKIIADCTIAASNLDFGQSQGVLNATVAVNTTINVTCTNTTPYNLGLSAGTGTGSTGTTRYMSGTGGNTGTVRFNLYQTAGATLWGDTQGTDTRSGTGTGALQAITVYGEVPAQTTPAPDTYKSTITATVYF, translated from the coding sequence ATGAAGCTCGCCAGGCGCTTTCATACCGCCATTCTGCTTGCGGCCGGCGTGCCGCTGCTGGTCTCGGCTGCCGTGTATTCCAATGGCAGCAAGACGGCGACTTTCGATGTGACGATGAAGATCATCGCCGATTGCACCATTGCCGCCTCCAACCTGGACTTCGGCCAGTCGCAGGGCGTGCTGAATGCCACGGTGGCGGTGAATACCACGATCAATGTGACCTGCACCAATACCACGCCGTATAACCTGGGCCTGAGCGCCGGCACGGGCACCGGCTCGACCGGCACCACGCGCTATATGAGCGGCACCGGCGGCAACACCGGCACGGTGCGCTTCAATCTGTACCAGACGGCAGGCGCCACGCTGTGGGGCGATACCCAGGGCACGGATACGCGCAGCGGCACCGGCACCGGCGCCTTGCAAGCGATTACCGTGTATGGCGAGGTGCCGGCGCAGACCACTCCCGCGCCGGACACCTATAAGTCGACCATCACCGCCACCGTGTACTTCTAA
- a CDS encoding response regulator gives MYLTNDAHVHSILIVDDSAFEQRMLVDLLSEQAYRVAVAFNGLQGYQLALADRPDLILLDVRMPNMDGYTACRLLKANPVTHDIPIIFLSGADAVEDRIMGLSIGGVDYVSKPFTPGELAARIHVHLNLMRRAPEAAPASVDEAAASDPDAVTVSAAKRLISDNLAALPSLAEIARSVGTYREKLSLLFREHTGMTVFAFIREERITRSLELLRDTDIDVQDIALLVGFNNAGNFATAFREKTGQTPSAYRHSAQAQAKDD, from the coding sequence ATGTACCTGACCAATGATGCCCATGTGCACAGCATTCTGATCGTGGACGACTCCGCGTTCGAGCAGCGCATGCTGGTCGATTTGCTGAGCGAACAGGCTTACCGCGTGGCGGTCGCCTTCAACGGCCTGCAGGGCTACCAATTGGCGCTGGCCGACCGGCCCGACCTGATCCTGCTCGACGTGCGCATGCCGAATATGGATGGCTACACCGCCTGCCGTCTGCTGAAGGCCAATCCGGTCACGCACGACATCCCCATCATTTTTCTGAGCGGCGCCGATGCGGTGGAAGACCGCATCATGGGCCTGTCGATCGGCGGCGTCGATTATGTTTCCAAGCCCTTCACGCCGGGCGAACTGGCGGCGCGCATCCACGTCCACCTGAACCTGATGCGACGCGCGCCCGAAGCGGCCCCGGCCAGCGTGGACGAAGCGGCCGCCAGCGATCCCGACGCCGTCACCGTCAGCGCCGCCAAGCGCCTGATCTCGGACAACCTGGCCGCCCTGCCCAGCCTGGCCGAAATCGCGCGCAGCGTCGGCACCTACCGCGAAAAACTTTCGCTGCTGTTTCGTGAACACACCGGCATGACCGTGTTCGCCTTCATCCGCGAAGAACGCATCACACGCAGCCTGGAACTGCTGCGCGACACCGACATCGACGTGCAGGATATTGCCCTGCTGGTTGGCTTCAACAACGCCGGCAACTTCGCCACCGCCTTCCGCGAAAAGACCGGCCAAACCCCCAGCGCCTACCGCCACAGCGCCCAAGCGCAAGCCAAAGACGACTAA
- a CDS encoding TonB-dependent receptor: MFKPLSITLAIAAAFPHFAAAQEVERVIVTGSNIRTTQKEGASAVQVISAKELAATGKTNVADVLRSISANSGNSYNEQYTGSFSAGTAGLALRGLGQQNTLILVNGKRVSSYATAQELKETFVDLNSLPMAAVQRIEVLKDGASSLYGSDAVAGVVNIILYKEFTGTETSVHVGSSTEGTGQTEKSATLQTGFGNLDEKGWSVVFSLDALKRDKLQQSDVAWLADADFRNHANGSRAWVPTNYLNGDATQLLGGVQGPLQLVPYGEITPGKKGQVLAYNPAPFKTLIPGIKRVHSSLRGTLRLNEQTEAYADLLYGHSQADQTFAAPLSVGSGLRAWNNGKQALDTIPVLLPVGHPNNPGDKPLPFNAHLFDLGPRMKQDKVDFFRALAGVKGSYLGWDYDVSLAHSGSKLKETVQNFVNRYEFEKVLADGSYNFADQSKNSEAVRNRLRLSTLRPAESKLSVVDFNASKELAELPAGPLGFAFGAQWRREEMDSNTSTAVLSGTELRPAINIIKGSRDVSAAFAELNVPVIKDLTVNLAARADRYSDFGHAFSPKGSVRYQAAQWLLLRGTLSRGFRAPSLPEVTNSTSVSYGSVLDPRDPVAPTQSRGVTNITAANTKLNPERSSNLNLGFVIAPSSSTSVAIDYYRIKTKGVIDTETAENIIATEAQFPGKIVRDAQGRILTLYRQYANQGDRLVSGFDIDLRQSFAAQPWGKLSLNAQLSRVLKFEQPLALGEAATNGAGTNHFGAIPKWRSVTGLSWEYQAFTSNLNWNYVDGYRQVNKDDERVKPVGTVDLTVAWKLNPATTLSLIVQNLTDKRPSWDSSSSTFFDFTQSDPRGRFAAVKLNYKF, encoded by the coding sequence ATGTTCAAGCCGCTCAGCATCACCCTGGCCATCGCCGCCGCCTTCCCGCACTTCGCCGCCGCCCAAGAGGTGGAACGCGTTATCGTGACGGGGTCGAATATCCGCACCACGCAGAAGGAGGGCGCCAGCGCCGTCCAGGTTATCTCGGCCAAGGAACTGGCCGCCACCGGCAAGACCAATGTGGCCGACGTCCTGCGCAGCATTTCCGCCAACAGCGGCAACAGCTATAACGAGCAATACACGGGCAGCTTCTCGGCCGGCACCGCGGGCCTGGCGCTGCGCGGCCTGGGCCAGCAGAACACCCTGATCCTGGTCAACGGCAAGCGCGTGTCCAGCTATGCCACGGCGCAGGAATTGAAGGAAACCTTCGTCGACCTGAACAGCCTGCCGATGGCCGCCGTGCAGCGCATCGAAGTGCTGAAAGATGGCGCGTCCTCGCTCTACGGTTCGGATGCGGTGGCCGGCGTGGTCAACATCATCCTGTACAAGGAATTCACCGGCACCGAAACCAGCGTGCACGTGGGCAGCTCGACCGAAGGCACGGGCCAGACCGAAAAGAGCGCGACCTTGCAGACCGGCTTCGGCAACCTCGATGAAAAAGGCTGGAGCGTGGTGTTCTCGCTCGACGCGCTCAAGCGCGACAAGCTGCAGCAAAGCGATGTGGCCTGGCTGGCCGATGCCGATTTCCGCAACCATGCCAACGGCAGCCGCGCCTGGGTGCCGACCAATTATCTGAACGGCGACGCGACCCAGCTGCTGGGCGGCGTGCAAGGCCCGCTGCAACTGGTGCCATATGGCGAGATCACGCCCGGCAAGAAGGGCCAGGTGCTGGCTTACAATCCGGCGCCCTTCAAGACCCTGATTCCCGGCATCAAACGCGTGCACAGCTCGCTGCGCGGCACCCTGCGCCTGAACGAGCAGACCGAAGCCTATGCCGACCTGCTGTACGGCCACTCGCAGGCCGACCAGACTTTCGCCGCCCCGCTGTCCGTGGGCAGCGGCCTGCGCGCCTGGAACAATGGCAAGCAGGCGCTCGACACCATTCCCGTGCTGCTGCCGGTTGGCCATCCCAACAATCCTGGCGACAAGCCGCTGCCATTCAATGCGCATCTGTTCGACCTGGGGCCGCGCATGAAGCAGGACAAGGTGGACTTCTTCCGCGCCCTGGCCGGCGTCAAGGGCAGTTATCTGGGCTGGGACTACGATGTCTCGCTGGCCCACTCGGGCAGCAAGCTGAAGGAAACGGTGCAGAACTTCGTCAACCGCTACGAATTCGAAAAAGTGCTGGCCGACGGCAGCTACAACTTCGCCGACCAGTCGAAAAACAGCGAGGCCGTGCGCAACCGCCTGCGCCTGTCGACCTTGCGTCCGGCCGAATCGAAACTCAGCGTGGTCGACTTCAATGCGTCGAAAGAACTGGCCGAGCTGCCGGCCGGTCCGCTCGGTTTCGCCTTCGGCGCCCAGTGGCGCCGCGAAGAGATGGACTCGAATACCTCGACCGCCGTGCTGTCGGGTACCGAGCTGCGTCCGGCCATCAATATCATCAAGGGCTCGCGCGATGTGAGCGCCGCGTTCGCCGAGTTGAATGTGCCGGTCATCAAAGACCTGACGGTCAACCTGGCCGCCCGCGCCGACCGCTACAGCGACTTCGGCCATGCCTTCTCGCCGAAGGGCAGCGTGCGCTACCAGGCCGCCCAATGGCTGCTGCTGCGCGGCACGCTGTCGCGCGGCTTCCGCGCGCCGTCGCTGCCGGAGGTCACCAACTCGACTTCGGTCAGCTATGGCAGCGTGCTTGACCCGCGCGACCCGGTGGCCCCGACCCAGTCGCGTGGCGTGACCAATATCACCGCCGCCAACACCAAGCTCAATCCCGAGCGCTCGAGCAACCTGAACCTCGGCTTTGTCATCGCGCCGAGCAGCAGCACCAGCGTGGCCATCGACTACTACCGCATCAAGACCAAGGGCGTGATCGATACCGAAACGGCTGAGAACATCATCGCCACCGAAGCCCAGTTCCCCGGCAAGATCGTGCGCGATGCCCAGGGCCGCATCCTGACCCTGTATCGCCAGTACGCCAACCAGGGCGACCGTCTGGTGTCCGGCTTCGACATCGACCTGCGCCAGAGCTTCGCCGCCCAGCCATGGGGCAAGCTCAGCCTGAATGCCCAGCTGAGCCGCGTGCTCAAGTTCGAGCAGCCGCTGGCCCTGGGCGAGGCGGCCACCAATGGCGCCGGCACCAACCACTTCGGTGCGATCCCGAAATGGCGCAGCGTCACCGGCCTGAGCTGGGAGTACCAAGCCTTCACCAGCAACCTGAACTGGAACTATGTCGACGGCTACCGCCAGGTCAACAAGGATGACGAGCGCGTCAAGCCGGTCGGCACGGTCGACCTGACGGTGGCCTGGAAGCTCAACCCAGCGACCACGCTGAGCCTGATCGTGCAAAACCTGACCGACAAGCGTCCGTCCTGGGACTCGTCCTCGAGCACCTTCTTCGACTTCACCCAGTCCGATCCGCGCGGCCGCTTCGCTGCTGTCAAGCTCAACTACAAGTTCTAA
- a CDS encoding BlaI/MecI/CopY family transcriptional regulator, with amino-acid sequence MTIPLPKPTPAELDLLQYLWPLGSATAKQVHEAMLADKPELGYGAVLRLLQIMHGKGLLIRDESQRSHVYAPAQAKDAMQGNLLQDLLQRAFSGSAKALVLAALRSGISKQERAEIEALLKEEKK; translated from the coding sequence ATGACCATCCCGCTCCCCAAGCCGACGCCGGCCGAACTCGACTTGCTGCAGTACCTGTGGCCGCTCGGTAGCGCCACCGCCAAGCAAGTCCACGAAGCCATGCTGGCCGACAAGCCCGAGCTGGGCTATGGCGCCGTGCTGCGCCTGCTGCAAATCATGCACGGCAAGGGGCTGCTGATCCGCGACGAGAGCCAGCGCTCCCACGTGTATGCGCCGGCCCAGGCCAAGGATGCGATGCAGGGCAATCTGCTGCAGGACTTGCTGCAGCGCGCTTTTTCCGGTTCGGCCAAGGCCCTGGTGCTGGCCGCGCTGCGCAGTGGCATCAGCAAGCAGGAGCGCGCCGAAATCGAAGCCCTGCTCAAAGAGGAGAAAAAATGA